In the Plasmodium gaboni strain SY75 chromosome 13, whole genome shotgun sequence genome, aattttttgttttatgGTTAAATTGgaaaaaattttgaaaaataaaaaaaataaaaaaataaaaaaaaaaaaaaaaaaaaatatttttaattttaattttaattttaatttttaatttttaatttttaatttttaatttttaatttttaattttaatttttaatttttttttttttttttttttttttttttataaaccTTAGAAGTAcagttatatataaaatatatataattgtacAATANNNNNNNNNNNNNNNNNNNNNNNNNNNNNNNNNNNNNNNNNNNNNNNNNNNNNNNNNNNNNNNNNNNNNNNNNNNNNNNNNNNNNNNNNNNNNNNNNNNNAAAgcaaaatatatatatatatatatatatatatatatatatatataatataattaaaaatgacactttagaaaataacattttcaaaaatattaatacatatatatgtatatgcATAATACGAATTttcaacatatatatatatatatatatatatatatatatatattaatctTGAAACAATATGTttcacaaaaaaaaaaaaaaaaaaaaagaatgaaattattgaaacaaagataatattgttattatacaaacacatattatacaaatatattataactaaaggaaatttttatatatttcgtttaataatacaaaaagAATGGAAAAACTGAATATGGCTTAAAAAGTtttcatacatatattattcttaatAATATCAGATATATCTATAAACTAAATGTATGATAAAAAAGGAATTTTATTATGTCCTTTTTTTCaaacattaaaaaaaatattcatatttttacaactctttatttttctttttgattaaaaaaaaattatgcTTTTATAATCCAGATTTTGtcttaaatatattctatagtaaaatagatatattatttcctctaaataaataaatatatatatatatatatttataagctttttcaatattatgATTAATAAATTGAAGATTAAGGATATTCATGTgtatgatatattaaattatattatataagtTTCTTCTGATTATTTCCAAAATACCCTTTGCTAATATTTTAGTTCCCTTCTTGAGATAAATAATTTGCATAAACTTTTTGTAAATGATATTGTAAATCCATAACAGCTTTATTTTCTTGATATTTTGATAGAgatatatttctattttcTTGTAATCCTTGAACAAATTTTTGCATatattctatattatttacatgAGAATCCTTTTGATCATTTGATAAACTTTCAAAATGTTTTTGTATACTAACACGTGCTATATctacaaaattattatatttcttaattGACACATctacattattattattttcaattaTAGGTTTATTTAAGTTCACTTTATTTATTCCTTCAGGTTCTATATAAAATTCACTAGTACTTGCTATAGCTCCATCttgatattttatattgtattttccatttctatattttaaatatttattataataaaaatcatCTTCTTGtgaatttttatatgcATAATATCCTAATCCCAATATTGCCGCAACCGATGCAATTGCTCCAGATGCTATcaatgaataataaattattttcttccttttattttgttcttctATAGATttatcaatttttttaatatttttttttttattttcttgtGTTTTTATACcctttatatttatttttgatgcatttaaagaaatatattgacataagatatttataataaaaaatatgtgCGTAAACAAGACTAATTTAGAAACCTTCATttcaaaaagaaaaaaaaattaataaaaataaaaaatatatatatatatatatatatatatatatatatttatatatatatataattattttacaactgaacaaaaaaacaaaaaaaaaaattataaaactttaaaaaaaatgaaattcATAATAGATCAATAAGTgcatataaatattcttGCATGCctaataattattatacataaattaataaagcatttttttatatatttataaatatataaccAAATATAGAGAGAACCCTTGAAAATGAATTgaaatttaaaagaaatataaaataaaatgaaataaaaaaaaaaaaaaaaacaaagaaaaaaaaataataaaaaacagaaaagaaaagaaaaattataaaaaacaaaaaaaaagaaaaaaacaatggctttttttttttttttttttttttttaactattataaagaataaaaatatagagaaaaaaaaaagaaaaaaatagtaCAATAAGCATGtataatacaatatatttttgttcttttgattttattttattttattttattttattttcattaataatattattaagtgtttaaaagaacaaatctattatttcttcatatatttttacaaaataaaaatattaaatatataaatatatacataatatatatatgcattacatgatatattttacttttcgaatatatatttaataaaacatgaatctatgtatataatactATCATTCTTATGacacatatttttttctcatttaataatttaattatattatatgtacatGTTTTAATAGACCactaataaatatatatatatatatatattgttgTAGACAAcaaatatacatatatgcatgcataaaaaaaaaaaaaaaataaaataataaataaaacataataataaaataaaaaaatatatacttatgTTTAACATTCAAAAGCATGGACACTTCCTTTCTTTAAAATAAGACACATCATTTTTTCCTTcacttttatatttttaagttatataatatttctttaaaaaaatatatttaccATATGCATTACACATTATATTACTCAATATAAcatatacttttatatactcatctttttcttttatatcatttcaaatatgtattatttcCTTTTATAACATTAAAGTATGAaccatatttttatgtcattttatttttacaagaaaaaaaaggttattttaaaaaaggaaCATCGAAATTTTCTAGccatataaaataaattatattacaatatatatttacataatcatattatttgttcAAGAATATGTTCCAGTTCCTTAATGGATATGTTAcctttttctttttatttaaataaaatgaaaaattaagCACGATcgttaattttttttcataaatatatcatatctacatatataacaaattGAATATGGTcttaaaaaatttgaattcttaatataaaatcgtgtatacatacatatatatatatatatatatatatatatatatataatatttaaaataaattttttttttttttttttattaactttacttttatttattataagcactattcaatataatatatttaataatatttaaatggAAAAATATGTGAGTacacatacatataaaacaaagtggaatattataatgtattcaaaagaaaaaaacaaaaatttctttaataaataatttatgtagaattattttaaaagttttaaaaattatattattataaaaattcataatgattttgtatatatatatatgactTATTCAGAAAAGAGAAATTCAACAAAGTAAAATAAAGTGTTTTGcaaattattaaaatttcatatatattatcgtatatatgtatacaatttttaaaatacatacatacaaattagtatatatatcacaaaaaaaaaaagaaaatgaaaaagaaaacattaaaaaaataaaaaaaaaattatcataaaatcatttttataatttaaactatataacaaaatatatttcacTTGAGCATTCAAAATAATCAAGAGtgtgtattattatatatatatatatatataacaatttataacaacaacaaaaaaaaataaaaataaataaataaataaataaataaataaaataaaaaattatatattgtgAAATATGTgcataaaaaatataatatattatgatatatacacaacaaaataatattgtgAAATATGTgcataaaaaatataatatattatgatatatacacaacaaaatataaaaatttacatGAAGCatacaaaaagaaaaaggtatacatataaatatttaaatgtatatttaatatatataatcaataaattatataaaaattaatatgCAATGcacaaatataaattatttatgtaattACATTTgatagtatatatatatataagttatgattttttctttctttttgCTAATTTCATTTGACGATTTACAATTTTAAAACATAACATAACAGtttgttttaataaaagCATACCTAATCCAGCCAAGAACACATATAACTGATCTCTAAGTTTATGTTTAGctttttctatttttttaaatttttcatttgtatTTTGAACCTTGCCATAAGCTAATTTTCTATTTTCTTCAGGTGAAATAAAACTATTCATTGTTATATAGTCAACCTCATCAGGTACTTTTGGttctataaaaaaaaaaataagaaataaaataataaaaacaataaaaagaaataaaaaataatagaaaaactaaaaataaaaaaaaataataaaataaaaacgtactcattatacatatatatattatatttttcttacCTTTTTTTGACTCATTGCGTCTATTTAATCTTTGACCTTTTACTACTTCgttttttataataattaacaaaaatattacataaatatatacattaaaatatttcattttattttataaaaaaataaaaaaaataataaaaaaaaaattcttacaaaataaaatatttatacacAATACTTCATAGTACTCAGATGAAAATATACAACCATTTAAAAGGAAAAACCATAgaagaattttttttttttttttaaattatatatttatgaataaattataaatattaacaatgtaacataaaattattactAAAATGTGTAgttttttcttctttaatcaataaagagaaaaaaaggaacaaatttaaaaaaaatacaaattaatatattataataataataatatttatataatatataatataatgaaatatatgtacaaaatatacaaaaaaattttgggattataaaaaaatattaataacatttttaccatattttatatatatttaaaatgttataaaaataatgataaattcacaataaatatatatactaatTATACTATTAAcaatatgaaatattttgtaatattattatgaaaaaatatatatatatataatatttttttagGAATATggttataatattttatacactttttaatacattttattatatatatttaacattatatatttgtatattattataaactcatattatatatacagacatatatacatacatatatatatatatatataatatatatggtACATCATAGTATCTAGATagttcatatatataaaatactagtaatatatataatatatatataatgtttatcatataataatatggtatatattattatatcattttaacaaaaataaaaataaaaataaaaataaaaaaaaaaaaaaaaaaaaaaaaaaaaaacataaaattattttattatatattacatgCTCTCTAACctaatatattatatatatatatatttttttagGTCAAGcaacaaaaatatattatacttaatattatatatatatatatatatatatatatataataaatatatatatatatttatataacaaaaaaaaaaaaaaaaaaaaaaaaattcaataTTCTCcaaaatttatttataataataataataaatattaaataaacaaaGTAAATGTACATATTTGAATATAGATATTACACTCTAATCTAATATTCCTTTTTAGATTAggttattatatattatatatgcaactatatatatcacaattcaaaaagaaaattacGACTCcttatgtatataaatttccttttgctttttttacattatttatatattcatatatatatatatatatatatatatatatataatacattcaaaagtttatatatataatatgacTATTTCGTTATgtttttttcatctttcttaaataatataaaggTTGCAAACcattaatattacatatatatatatattttttttttttgaattattaaaaaatagaacaaattaatatataaataagtaaaatatttaaCTACTTTCATAcaaattaattatataatatatacatatatttatttatatttatatgataaattcttattccatatatattattagaGTTTACACTAAACCAccatattaaatatattatttttaaaatataaatattatgaacCTATTCActtgaaaaaaaagaacggaaaaaaattaatgttctatatatatatatatataaacatatgtatatttgaataagtggtaaatatgtatatcttattatttaatttaatttcCTTATTTCCTATTGGACATATACgaatttttaaataaaattaaacatataataataataatatatatttatatttatattttatgaacTCCGATTTTGACAACTGTAATCTTTTAttctattaatatttatacaaaaaGGACAAAAACGTCTGTTtacacaaatatatttatataaacaatttaaaaaaataataacaaagtgtctctatttatatatatatacatatacatatacatattaatcccttataatatgtttaaaattaacttttctttttttcttattgtataaatatttacatCATGTATCTCgtgtaaaaaaataaaaataataacaatatattcatatcaatatttttgtttcttGAAATTTTTTCACCATTTCTCCAATATTTAAACATctcaaaaaaataaaataccCTTGTAGtgattatatttttgtcAATTTAGAACGgacaataaaaaatgagccctgaaaaattaaagatatatatttttcattatatgctatatatatatatatatatatatataataataataaaactatttggttatatttttttcctcaCTATTGTTATAATCATAAGACTTAAAATTAGTCCAATTATGGAACACCTAAAAATAAAGCatgttaaaatatatatatatatatttatttatttatttatttatataataatacatatgtatatatgtcaagcttgtttctttttattttatacCAAATAATAGTAACCAAGGTAAACACAGTCCAAAATAAGTTTGGTGCATTTTTCTGGCAAGCACCAGATTTATTAATCTTCCCACacacacaaaaaaaaaaaaaaaaaaaaatcataaaaCATTAAGgataatatatgaacacataatttaaaaaataattttacaTATCATGAAAAAATTTACTTGAATAGTCCCAAAAAAGGTCCATAGAAAACATATAAGCATTAAAACAACCTCAGAGAAAAACtacacaaaaaataatatataatatatatatatatatatatatatttatatgtgaaactatttataatcataagacatatataaaactGTAACATGCtcatttttcataaatatattattactcCTTTGTTTTCCTTTAAATGTCTTTGAATTCTTTCaatgaaagaaaataaaaaaaaactcttcggtaatacatttttattgGATGCATATTGAGAAGattaacatttttaaaataaatatttttctaatttttaatattactAATAGGAGAGCTCCTATAACCCAAAGGCCTATATTGacaataaaaatgtataaattaatcgatatatatatatatatatatatatttatttatttatttattacGTAAATATCCATCACAGCTAATATTCATGtctattaataaatttatcGACATTATAATATCCACAACAATAATTACAAATCGTACTAATGTACCCTAatcaataaatataatactGTTTCATTTTATCTCTCTATATGTATAagtttattttttttttttaattatatactCTTAACATTTTACAAACATACCCCctctataaatataaaaacataaataatatattgtaaatgataattttacatattattatatttatcatatatatagaGAGATATATGctttcattatattattgttcttttaatatttaaatacctccaaaaaaaaaatgacTGTCCTTTTTCAAACCTTGGCTAGTCTCAACAACTCTATTCGTTTGTGTTTGctccatatttttttttatacaaatataatgtaaaaaattaaataaattgatttaaataaataattatcaattttaattagtttaaattaaaatgtgtaagttaaaatgtttatcttaaacaatattttaaatataaagaaaaaaacacaaaaataacattgccatatatatatgagaaaatgatgtaaatatatatatatatatatatatatatatatatatatatatatcagttttgaattatacatatttcATTAAAATAAAGTATAACAAATGTGTAATATCTATGTATGTACAGCTGTTgtgttattttttttttctttaaatatatatatatatatatatatattatataaattattcaGATATTTTCCAATTCATTCTTATCAATTTAgttattctttttttacgaatcaatttaaattatgatagtatatattgtataaaaaaatgaaattattttttcattatatatatatatatatatatatatacataatatagacaccttatttattatacctatatatatatatactcattgaaatatattttttatttattgttattatttttttttttacttacgttttaaagaagaaatattttaaaaatacaacaaaaaaaagaagcaaaaaaaaaaaaaaaaaaaaaaaaaaaaaaaaaaaaaaaaaaaaaaaaaaaaaaaaaaaaaaaaaaaaaaaaaaaaagaaacaaagaaaaacacatatatatatatatatatattaaaaataactttatatgttatatacttatacttttattttcacACATTCGAATTATCGTATGGGtcatattttcttctttttgTTAACAAATCATCGTCGAGTAAGGAgtcatttatttttcttttaccttttttttcataatttttattttttttttctttttcattattaCTATAATTCGACCAGTAACTATTTCCTGTATAAGCTCGACTAAAACTAAATTCTTTGTCCACTGAATTATTCCAAATTGTATTTTGCTTAtacttatttttatttaatccaaatttatttttaaataatttatcttCATCTACTGtattttcatcataattATCTTCTTCATCGTGATCTTCTTTGATTATACCCGAATTAGAAGATAAATTACTACTCATTTCTGAGgattcatattttttttcatttatgTCCTTTTGcaaatgtataaaaaaatcattgactttctcttttattatattttcgGTTGTACTGTTTTcaaaattaatttttaaatctAAATAACATTTTCTCATTATAGCATTCTGAATTAAACAATCCCATGTTTCATTCACTTCTAAATTTTTACGATTTCCTATTATCCATAAATAATCTTTAGCTCTTGTCAAAGCAACATTTAATCTTCTTtcatcttttaaaaaaccAATATTATTTCCAAATTTTTGTATAGCTCGAAAATCGttctcattttttatattagGCATTTTAGAAGATATCCATTTTTTGGTATGTACCCCATCATTATAATCGTATTTCCATTCTTgattatcatcatcatcatcactattaaattcatttccactacttttattattattttcatttgCATCCATATTATATTCAGAAATATCGTCACTATCATACATGGCATGCCttcctttattttttttccatttatTATCCTCCATCTTATTATAAGCTCCCATCTTATGTAATAACTTACTATTTTCTAACACCTCCAATTTAGACCTCACacaagaaaatattattatgtgCTTCTCCCTACCCTGAAATGCATCAACTGTTGACACTTCGGGGCATGCAATTTTATCTTCAAAAGATTCTTCAAACatatttcttattaaaTGTACTTGTGATTGATATGGGCAAATAATACCTATATCCTTCAAACTAAAATGTACAGgtaatttatataaattagGAACAGATTTAGAGTTATCTCGATGTTTCGAaataatatcttttatatataatactaatttatatataaaatatgcttcaacataatttatatacGATTTATTATATGTCATAGATTCTATTCCAtctatattaataaatttataacatccaaaaaaattcaaatcctgaaaataataaaaaaaaggttTATTCGATAATATATCAGCATTCTTAATTAAAccattataaaaataattatttggGAAATAACAAATTTCTGGTCTCATACGATACTGaacatttaataaaacaCTAGACACATTACATAACAATAAACGCTCAAATAAAGAACGACTATAACCATACTTTCTACAATCTGATGAAAATGTTGTAGCTGGTAATTGTTTTGGATCTCCTAccattataatattttttactttcAATCTAAATGGTATTAAACAACTTAATTCAACACATTGACATGCTTCATctataattaaatattcaaaTTCTAAATTTTCAATAACAGGAGAAGCACTACCAGATAATGTACTAAATATAATTTCACTATCAGATAACATAActtctttattattactagTATAAAATGAACCAATCTGTTTATCTGTCTGAATCAATCTCGACATACATTCATCTAAATAATTTCTTTCTGATATCAATTTTTGTATACTCCAATCATAATGTGATAATGATTCattgtataaatataacaaattttctaaatattttttatctaaattatttattaattcatCAGAAAAAAATCTTTCAATGAATTCAACCTTTTTAAACATAAACTTTCCATTAATATCATTACAATCAAAACTATACTTTTCAGAATTATTCATACTTAAATCatttttcatttcattCATTTTTGATTTTGTATAATCTACTGCTTTGAttgaataatttaatttatttttcttcttgtCAAAATGTATATGATAAAGATTTTCATCAGAactttttttcttgttaaatatataatctAATGAAATTCGTTGGATTTCTTCATGTGTTCTTTTTGATAATCCAATACGTATACATTTAGGAGCAATCGCTTCTTTTTTGAATTTATgaattttttcatttaatatatcgttattatttgatttatttatatttttcaaaccttttaataaaatatcctttgatgatttattatttttatcattagAAATGTTGGAAGGTTGATCAtcacaaaaaaaatcaCTACTAAAATCAGaagaattatatacatCATTACCACCAAccatatttttcttattattattattactattatatttttttgttgaTGTGGTGGTgttattcttttttatcttATTTTCATAAGAATTTATCAAgttaataaaatttaacAAGCCCTCATTTAATATCCTCTTAGCAATTTCATCAATTGCTGAATTGGATGGAGAACAAATgagaattttttttttctttgaactatcattttgttcattatatgacaaatctttttttttcttatctttttcataattttttttatttattaatgCATATAAAACAGACACTATTCCTATAACAGTTTTTGTTTTACCTGTACCAGGTGGTCCTTGtattaaagatatattatttttatttaaaagaattaattTCACAGCTTCTATTTGTgattcatttaataaattatatttactcaaaatttttaatattactTTCTCCTGTCTAgttaatttatttaattcattttttaatttattatccttatcacaattatatatataattattatttttcatacTATATAAACCACTTCTTACCTTATTATCTCCTATAGgttttaatattaaattaaaaagagGACAGTTTCGacttaaatatatactttgAAATTCTCTAATATTAGTCATAAGGTTACATAATACATATGCATGGAATTTATTACatgtaataaaatttaattttaaacGAGTTTTCTCATTATCAACCTTACAAGGTAAATTGTCTTcattaattaatttaatatcAAATACATTATCAGATTTATTAGATCCAATATCAACTAATCCAATAACATGCTTAGTACATTTCAAAATGTCTTTTAATTTctcatattttatatttgtatcATTATTATCTGCAAGTATATTATTAGTTTTCTCCTCATCAAAAGGAATTAAAGCTATTAAATCCATGGGTTTTATGTTATCTAAATTGCGCTTGTTCTCACTGCTTGATGATACATGCCATATTACCCAATAAGGCATTTTTTTCTTACCtacaatatttataacatatttGTTCATATCTCCTACCATGTTATTGAGCATGCTACACCTGCACTCTTCCAAAGCCATTGGGCGAAAAAAcctaaaaaaaaaaaaatgaacacatatatatatatatatatatatgtatatgaGATAGCCATTCGATTATCACTTTTCATCCATCTTATATCAATATAGTAACAAATTATACTACATGTAGTTATAcacaacatatatatatatatatatatatatatatatatattttttttttttttttctttttggtccttttatttttattacttgTGATACTCCTCCTCACTATCAAAACGTATAGGTAATTCTTCGCTAATagaatttttatatttctgaatattatctaaattaaaaaaatcCCAATCCAAAAATTCTTGtaacataataaaatatttcattatgCAATTTTCTgattcttttcttttttctttcatcTCTTTGAAATATTgttgtttatttttttctgtaAGATTTTCATTCAATACTATTGCTCTCTTTGTATTTTTTGAAGCGgcatttttttctataatCTTTTTAGCATGTTCTAAAGAAAATACTTTTTTCCCTCctttattatcatctttT is a window encoding:
- a CDS encoding putative membrane protein (conserved Plasmodium membrane protein, unknown function); translated protein: MEQTQTNRVVETSQGLKKDSHFFFGEGGTLVRFVIIVVDIIMSINLLIDMNISCDGYLRLWVIGALLLSFFLFSFIERIQRHLKENKGFFSEVVLMLICFLWTFFGTIQINKSGACQKNAPNLFWTVFTLVTIIWCSIIGLILSLMIITIGSFFIVRSKLTKI
- a CDS encoding putative exported protein (Plasmodium exported protein, unknown function), whose product is MKYFNVYIYVIFLLIIIKNEVVKGQRLNRRNESKKEPKVPDEVDYITMNSFISPEENRKLAYGKVQNTNEKFKKIEKAKHKLRDQLYVFLAGLGMLLLKQTVMLCFKIVNRQMKLAKRKKKS
- a CDS encoding early transcribed membrane protein 13, encoding MKVSKLVLFTHIFFIINILCQYISLNASKINIKGIKTQENKKKNIKKIDKSIEEQNKRKKIIYYSLIASGAIASVAAILGLGYYAYKNSQEDDFYYNKYLKYRNGKYNIKYQDGAIASTSEFYIEPEGINKVNLNKPIIENNNNVDVSIKKYNNFVDIARVSIQKHFESLSNDQKDSHVNNIEYMQKFVQGLQENRNISLSKYQENKAVMDLQYHLQKVYANYLSQEGN